The Streptomyces sp. JB150 genomic interval CTGTCCCTGGTCAAGCACCCCGCGCACGGGCTGGTGCTGACCACCACCGACCGTCCGGTGCTGGAGGAGGTGCTGAAGTCCAGGCGGATCGCCCCGCTGGTCGGCGCCCGCATCGACCCGGACACGGTCGCCGTGCACCCCTCCGAGCGCGGGCAGATCAAGCAGACGCTGCTGAAGCTGGGCTGGCCCGCCGAGGACCTCGCCGGATACGTGGACGGCGAGGCGCACCCGATCGAGCTGCTGGAGGACGGCTGGACGCTGCGGCCGTACCAGCGGCAGGCGGTGGAGAACTTCTGGCACGGCGGGTCGGGTGTCGTCGTGCTGCCCTGCGGCGCGGGGAAGACGCTGGTCGGGGCCGGGGCGATGGCGCAGGCCAAGTCGACGACGCTGATCCTCGTCACGAACACCGTCTCCGCCCGGCAGTGGAAGCACGAGCTGGTGAAGCGGACGTCGCTGACCGAGGACGAGATCGGCGAGTACAGCGGCACGAAGAAGGAGATCCGCCCGGTCACGATCGCCACCTACCAGGTGCTGACGACCCGGCGGAAGGGCGTCTACCCGCACCTGGAGCTGTTCGACTCCCGCGACTGGGGCCTGATCGTCTACGACGAGGTGCACCTGCTGCCCGCGCCCGTGTTCAAGTTCACCGCCGACCTCCAGGCGCGGCGCCGGATCGGTCTGACGGCGACGCTGGTCCGCGAGGACGGCCGCGAGTCGGACGTGTTCTCGCTCATCGGCCCGAAGCGGTTCGACGCGCCGTGGAAGGAGATCGAGGCGCAGGGGTACATCGCGCCCGCCGACTGCGTCGAGGTGCGGGTGAACCTGACCGACGCCGAGCGGCTGGCGTACGCGACGGCCGAGGCGGAGGAGAAGTACCGGTTCTGCGCGACGACGGACACCAAGCGGAAGGTCACCGAGGCCATCGTGCGCCGCTTCGCGGGCCAGCAGATCCTGGTGATCGGCCAGTACATCGACCAGCTGGACGAGCTGGGCGAGCACCTGGGCGCGCCGGTCATCAAGGGCGAGACGTCGAACGCCCAGCGCGAGAAGCTGTTCGACGCGTTCCGCCGGGGCGAGATCAGTGTCCTGGTGGTCTCGAAGGTGGCGAACTTCTCCATCGACCTGCCCGAGGCCACCGTCGCCATCCAGGTCTCCGGCACCTTCGGCTCCCGCCAGGAGGAGGCGCAGCGCCTCGGCCGCGTCCTGCGCCCGAAGTCCGACGGCCACCAGGCGCACTTCTACTCGGTCGTCGCCCGCGACACCATCGACCAGGACTTCGCCGCACACCGCCAGCGCTTCCTCGCCGAGCAGGGCTACGCGTACCGGATCGTGGACGCGGACGAGCTGCTGGCGGAGAGCTGAGAGACGGCCCTGCCGTACACCGAGGTCTCGCGGCCGACAGGACTGGGCGGGCAGGACCGGGCGATCCGGCTCACCTCACAGATCGTCGCGGAGTACGTGGTCTCGCGGGGCCGCCCGGCGCTGGTGATGCTGCGCGTCCTCGACGACGCGGACATCCTGCTGCCCGAGGACCGCTCCGGGAACCGCTGAGCCCGCCAGCACCGCCAGCCCCAGCAGCGGGTACGGCGACGCCAGGAGCTGCTGCCACCACGGGAGGTGGAGGTCGCGGGGGCCCTCGTGGGGGACGAGCCACAGGGTGCGGGCGGTGAAGACGGCGGCCGTGAGCGCGGCGAGGCGGGGGCGGCCGTCCGCGAGCAGGACCGCGATCAGGGGGACGCACCACACCCAGTGGTGGGACCAGCTGACCGGCGAGACGAGCAGGGCGGTCGTCGCGGCGAGCGGGATGCCGTGGCGGTCACCGGCCGCGCGGGCCGCGAGCCACAGGCCGCCCGCCGCCGCCAGGAGCGCCGGGAGCCACCAGGCCGGGCCGGGCGCCGGGTCGCCCAGCGCGCGGGCGACCATCCCCCGCAGGGACTGGTTGTCGACGATCCACGGCTTGCCGACCCGGCCGGTCTCCCACAGCCGGCGCAGCCAGAAGTCGGCGCTGGCGGCGGGCAGCAGCAGCGCGCCGGCGAGGACGGTGCCGGTGAACGCGGCCGTGGCCGTCGCCGCCTCGCGCCGCCGTCCGGTCAGCAGCAGGTACGCGACGAAGACGGCCGGGGTCAGCTTGATCCCGGCCGCGATGCCCACCGCCACGCCCCGGGCGCGGGCGCCGGCCGGGCGGGTCAGGTCCCACAGGACCAGGCAGGCCAGGGCGAGGTTGATCTGGCCGAAGAGCAGGGTCTGGAAGACCGGTTCGAGCCACAGGGCGAGGGCCGTGGCGGCGCACAGCGCCGGGGCGGTGGCGCGCAGCCCCGCGAGCCGGGCCGACAGACGCACCAGGCAGGCCACCAGGAGGGTGTTGCCGGTGAGGACGGCCGCTTTGAGGGCGGTGGTGGAGAGCCAGGCCGCAGGGGTGAAGAGAAGGGCGGCGAAGGGCGGGTAGGTGGCCGGGAGATGCCACTCGGTGACCGTGAAGCCGTACAGGTCACGGCCGTCGAGGACCGCCTCGCCCTCCGCCTGGTAGACCAGCGCGTCGGCCATGGGGGCGCGCTGGGCCACGCACAGCACGGCGAACGCCGTGAGGGAGACCGCGAGGAGGAGCAGGGGGGTGGCGCTGTGTGCACGGCGGGTCACGCGGTGACCCTAGACCGTCACCTGCGGCGCACGCCCGCCTCCTCGCCGTACTCCCCGAGGACGACCACGTCGAAGAAGGCGCCCGCGAAGACCTTCACGGCACGGAGCGCGTCGCCGAGGCGGTGCCGGTGGCTGCCCGCGACGGCGGTCGCACCGGACGGAGGCCGGGCGCGGGCCGGAACTGGGGTGATGGCTGCTGCACTCATGTCTCCATGGTGGATTCCCGGACATAAGACGCGCATCGGTCTTCGGTCGGTGCTGTCCCCTAGGGGGGCCGGGGGCGGCCGTACGTCCCGAGGGGGAAGTGCGGGGGCGGGCCGAGGGACGGGCTGAGGGGCGAGCAGTGGGCGCCCAGGGTGTGCGGGAGCGAGCGGTGGGCGCCCAGGGGTGCGCGGGAGCGCCCGCGGGGTGCGGGGAGCGCCCGGAAGTGTGGAGAGCGCGTGGAAAACCGTTCGCGTCCGCTCGCGCCGTTCCTCTAAAATCTCCGCTCTTGCCCGCCTCCCCGCACGGAGTGCCGCCGCCCGGACGGAAACCGGTCGGCATCTCGCAGACCCGCCCACCCCCTCGCAGGTCCCTTCGGAGGCACCGCCTTGTCCACCGCCGACCGCACCGATCCCCTCTCCCGTGAGCGCGCGCACCTCGCCGCCTCCCGTGCCGCGCTGCGCGCCATGCGGGAGGACGTGGAGTCGCTGGACATCCGCGACGTCAGCGCGAACTGGGTGAACGCCCGCGTCCTGGAGCGCCAGATCGAGGAGCGGATCAAGGCGCTCGCCGACCTCAGCGACACCCCGCTGTTCTTCGGCCGCCTGGACTATCTGCACGCGCCCGGCGCCGACCGCGCGGAGGGCGCCGAGGGGGAACGCTTCTACATCGGGCGGCGGCACGTGCACGACGCCGACGGCGATCCGATGGTGATCGACTGGCGCGCCCCGGTGTCGCAGCCGTTCTACCGGGCGTCGAAGAAGGACCCGATGGACGTCTCGCTGCGCCGCCGGTTCGGGTACACGGGCGGCGAGCTGACCGCCTACGAGGACGAGCGGCTGTCGGACCCGGCGGAGGAGGAGAAGGCCAGCCGGCTGCTCCAGCAGGAGATCGAGAAGCCGCGCGTCGGCCCGATGCGGGACATCGTGGCCACCATCCAGCCGGAGCAGGACGAGATCGTCCGCTCGGGACTGGGCGGCACGGTGTGCGTGCAGGGCGGCCCCGGCACCGGCAAGACGGCCGTCGGCCTGCACCGCGTCGCCTATCTGCTGTACGCCCACCGGGAGCGGCTGGCCCGCACGGGCACCCTGGTGATCGGCCCGAACCGGTCCTTCCTGCACTACATCGAGCAGGTGCTGCCCGCGCTCGGCGAGTTGACGGTGCGTCAGGCCACGGTGGACGACCTGGTGGCGCACGTCGAGGTGCGCGGCACGGACGAGGCGGGCGCGGCGGTGGTGAAGGGGGACGCGCGGATGGCCCGGGTGCTGCGCCGGGCCGTGTACTCCCACGTGTCGATGCCGACCGAGCCGGTCGTCGTCGTGCGCGGCTCGCGGCGCTGGCGGGTCCCGGCGTACCAACTGCAGGACATCGTCCGCGAGTTGCTGGACCGCGACATCCGCTACGGCGCCGCCCGCGAGGCGCTGCCGCAGCGGATCGCGCACGCGGTGCTGGTGCAGATGGAGCGCGCGGGCGAGGCGCCGGACGACCGGGTGCAGGACGCGGTGGCCCGCACCAGCGCGGTGAAGGCGGCGGTGAAGGCGGTGTGGCCGGCGGTGGACCCGGCGAAGCTGGTGCTGCGGCTGCTGTCGGACGCGGACTTCCTGGCCGAGCACGCGGCGGGGATCCTCACCGAGGACGAGCAGAAGACGATCCTGTGGGCGAGGCCCGCCCGGAGCGTGAGGTCCGCCAAATGGTCGCCCGCCGACGCGGTGCTGATCGACGAGGCGGCCGATCTGGTGGAGCGCACGCCGTCGCTGGGGCACGTGGTGCTGGACGAGGCGCAGGACCTGTCACCGATGCAGTACCGGGCGGTGGGCCGCCGCTGCACCACCGGCAGCGCGACCGTCCTCGGCGACCTGGCGCAGGGCACCACGCCGTGGGCGACCCGCAGCTGGGAGGAGGCGCTGGCGCACCTGGGGAAGCCGGAGGCGGTGATCGAGGAGCTGACGGCCGGTTTCCGGGTGCCGACGGACGTCATCACGTACGCCTCCCGGCTGCTCCCGCACATCGCGCCGGGCCTCACCCCGGTCGCCTCGATCCGGGAGAACCCGGGCCTGTTCGAGGTGCGCCCGGCCGCCGGCACCGCCGACGTGGTCGCCGCCTGCGCGGAGCTGCTGCGCAACGAGGGCTCGGTCGGCCTGATCGCCGCCGACGCGCGCGTGCCGGTGCTCGCGGAGGCGCTGTCGGAGGCGGGGCTGCCGTATCTCGCCCCCGGTGAGGAGACCACCCGGGAGACCCGTCTGACGCTGGTCCCCGCCTCGCTCGCGAAGGGTCTGGAGTACGACTACGTGGTGCTGGACGAGCCGCAGGCCGTGGTGGACGGCGAGCCGGACGAGCGGACGGGGCTGCGGCGGCTGTACGTGGCGCTGACCCGTGCGGTGTCGGGGTTGATCGTGACGCACGGGGCACCGCTGCCGCCCCAGTTGGGGTGAGGGCCCGGCAGGTCCGGGGATGGTCACTGTCGCCGCCGGGCCGCGGTGCGCCGTGCATGGCTCGCGCCTTCGAAGGTGCGTCCAGTGCACCCGCTCAAGGGGCGCGGGGAACTGCGCGAGCAACCCACGACGCACCCGCAGCCCGCGACGCGCAGTCGCCCCCCTCAGACCGCGGCGTCCACAGCCTTCCGCCACTCGGCGACCGCCTCCGCCGAGACCGGCCCCGACCAGCCCCGCGGCCGCGCCGCCCCGCCGATGTGGAAGGCGTCGATCCCCGCCGCCAGCAGCCGCGGCACGTGAGCGAGCCGCAGCCCGCCGCCGACCAGGATGCGCTGCTGGTAGCCGGGCTCGCCGCCGCGGGCCGCCTCGGTGAGCAGGGTGGGAAGCCCGTCGTCCACGTCGGTGGCGGAACCGGCGGTGAGGTAGGTGTCGAGGCCGGGCAGGCCGTCGAGCTGCTTGCGCAGGGCGTCGCGGTCGGCGGCGTGGTCGATGGCCCGGTGGAAGGTCCAGGAGCAGCCGTCCAGGGCGGCGACGACCCGCTCGACGGCGGACAGGTCGAGGCCGCCGTGCGGGTCGAGGAAGCCGAGCACGAACTGGTCGGCCCCGGCGTCGCGCAGTTCGCGGGCGCGGGCGACGAGCCGGTCGAGGTCACCGGCGGCGAACCCGTCGACGAGCCGCAGCATCACCCGCAGCGGGATGTCGACGGCGGCGCGGATCGCGCGGAAGGCCGCCGTGGCCGGGGTCAGTCCGTCGGCGGCCATGTCGGTGACCAGCTCCAGGCGGTCCGCGCCTCCGGCCTGGGCGGCGGTCGCGTCCTCGGCGTCGAGGGCGATCACCTCCAGGACTGCACGCTTGCTCATGTCACCCCATTCGTCGGCGCGGGCCCGCCGCACCACGGCTCTACAGGTCTACGGCTCTACAGGTCTACGGAGCTTCAGACCTGCGGATCCTCGGCTCTACAGGTCTAGTCCAATCAAAGACTACGCCTGCCGCCCGCCCCCGCTCACCCGAAGATGTTCAGCCCGGCCGCCTCCACCCCGGCCAGCTCGTAGTCCGCGCCCGCCGTCGGCCGCCCCGCGTACAGCCGGATCAGCGTCGGCGCGGAGCCGATGAACCGGGCCGGCGGCCGGGTGCCGCTCGCCTCGCCGAGCAGCAGCGGCTCGTCCCGGTCGTCGAGGTCGGCGTGCAGCGGCACATGGCCCCGCTCGCGGGTGAGCCGGGCGAGCAGGTCCAGCGCGTACGGCAGCCCCGCCCCGCCGTACGCGCCGGGCTCGCCGAACACCTCCCGCACGTCACCCGCGTGCACCCACTCCCCCAGCGCGATCATGTCCAGCACCCCGCCGGACCGGGCGATCACCGGCCCGGCCTCGGTCATCCCGCGCTCCAGCTCGTCCACGACCCGCGCGTTCGTCCAGTCGGCCCGCTCGGCGATGTCCCGGTCGTTGGACTCGGGCGAGAACACGCCCTTCTCGAACCGGTTCTCCACCACCCGCGTGAGCGCGGCCGAGCAGTGCGCGAGCACGTCCCGCACCGTCCAGCCGGGGCAGGCGGCCACCGGCAGCGCGAAGTCGCTCTCCGCCCGGCTCCGCAGCAGCGGCACCAGCGCGTCCCGCTCGATGGTCAGCAGCCGGCCCGGCAGTTCCGGGTCCCGTACGTCCTTCACGTCCACAGAAGTCATACGGCCACGCTAGGGCCCCGCCGCGCGGGAGAATGTGCTCATGGCCGATGTCGATCC includes:
- a CDS encoding DNA repair helicase XPB; translated protein: MNGPLIVQSDKTLLLEVDHERADDCRRAIAPFAELERAPEHIHTYRVTPLGLWNARAAGHDAEQVVDALVEYSRYPVPHALLVDIAETMDRYGRLSLVKHPAHGLVLTTTDRPVLEEVLKSRRIAPLVGARIDPDTVAVHPSERGQIKQTLLKLGWPAEDLAGYVDGEAHPIELLEDGWTLRPYQRQAVENFWHGGSGVVVLPCGAGKTLVGAGAMAQAKSTTLILVTNTVSARQWKHELVKRTSLTEDEIGEYSGTKKEIRPVTIATYQVLTTRRKGVYPHLELFDSRDWGLIVYDEVHLLPAPVFKFTADLQARRRIGLTATLVREDGRESDVFSLIGPKRFDAPWKEIEAQGYIAPADCVEVRVNLTDAERLAYATAEAEEKYRFCATTDTKRKVTEAIVRRFAGQQILVIGQYIDQLDELGEHLGAPVIKGETSNAQREKLFDAFRRGEISVLVVSKVANFSIDLPEATVAIQVSGTFGSRQEEAQRLGRVLRPKSDGHQAHFYSVVARDTIDQDFAAHRQRFLAEQGYAYRIVDADELLAES
- a CDS encoding copper homeostasis protein CutC; the protein is MSKRAVLEVIALDAEDATAAQAGGADRLELVTDMAADGLTPATAAFRAIRAAVDIPLRVMLRLVDGFAAGDLDRLVARARELRDAGADQFVLGFLDPHGGLDLSAVERVVAALDGCSWTFHRAIDHAADRDALRKQLDGLPGLDTYLTAGSATDVDDGLPTLLTEAARGGEPGYQQRILVGGGLRLAHVPRLLAAGIDAFHIGGAARPRGWSGPVSAEAVAEWRKAVDAAV
- a CDS encoding glycosyltransferase 87 family protein; translation: MTRRAHSATPLLLLAVSLTAFAVLCVAQRAPMADALVYQAEGEAVLDGRDLYGFTVTEWHLPATYPPFAALLFTPAAWLSTTALKAAVLTGNTLLVACLVRLSARLAGLRATAPALCAATALALWLEPVFQTLLFGQINLALACLVLWDLTRPAGARARGVAVGIAAGIKLTPAVFVAYLLLTGRRREAATATAAFTGTVLAGALLLPAASADFWLRRLWETGRVGKPWIVDNQSLRGMVARALGDPAPGPAWWLPALLAAAGGLWLAARAAGDRHGIPLAATTALLVSPVSWSHHWVWCVPLIAVLLADGRPRLAALTAAVFTARTLWLVPHEGPRDLHLPWWQQLLASPYPLLGLAVLAGSAVPGAVLGQQDVRVVEDAQHHQRRAAPRDHVLRDDL
- a CDS encoding maleylpyruvate isomerase family mycothiol-dependent enzyme — translated: MTSVDVKDVRDPELPGRLLTIERDALVPLLRSRAESDFALPVAACPGWTVRDVLAHCSAALTRVVENRFEKGVFSPESNDRDIAERADWTNARVVDELERGMTEAGPVIARSGGVLDMIALGEWVHAGDVREVFGEPGAYGGAGLPYALDLLARLTRERGHVPLHADLDDRDEPLLLGEASGTRPPARFIGSAPTLIRLYAGRPTAGADYELAGVEAAGLNIFG
- a CDS encoding UvrD-helicase domain-containing protein; its protein translation is MREDVESLDIRDVSANWVNARVLERQIEERIKALADLSDTPLFFGRLDYLHAPGADRAEGAEGERFYIGRRHVHDADGDPMVIDWRAPVSQPFYRASKKDPMDVSLRRRFGYTGGELTAYEDERLSDPAEEEKASRLLQQEIEKPRVGPMRDIVATIQPEQDEIVRSGLGGTVCVQGGPGTGKTAVGLHRVAYLLYAHRERLARTGTLVIGPNRSFLHYIEQVLPALGELTVRQATVDDLVAHVEVRGTDEAGAAVVKGDARMARVLRRAVYSHVSMPTEPVVVVRGSRRWRVPAYQLQDIVRELLDRDIRYGAAREALPQRIAHAVLVQMERAGEAPDDRVQDAVARTSAVKAAVKAVWPAVDPAKLVLRLLSDADFLAEHAAGILTEDEQKTILWARPARSVRSAKWSPADAVLIDEAADLVERTPSLGHVVLDEAQDLSPMQYRAVGRRCTTGSATVLGDLAQGTTPWATRSWEEALAHLGKPEAVIEELTAGFRVPTDVITYASRLLPHIAPGLTPVASIRENPGLFEVRPAAGTADVVAACAELLRNEGSVGLIAADARVPVLAEALSEAGLPYLAPGEETTRETRLTLVPASLAKGLEYDYVVLDEPQAVVDGEPDERTGLRRLYVALTRAVSGLIVTHGAPLPPQLG